The following is a genomic window from Pseudomonas lurida.
CGCGACACGCAGGTCCACGGCAGCAAAGGCGTCAAACTCGATTTCCGGGGAAATCGGGTCCTTGGCCAGCTCGCCGTTACCGGCCGGTGCCGATTCGCCGGTGTCGGTCTGGCTGGCGACCAGGTCTTCTTTCGAAGCGTCGGTCATGGCCTGGACTTTCACTGGATCGATTCGGGTCATCAGCGGCTTGAACTCGTTCAACTGATGGTTGCTGAGCAGGGTGGCGTGGTCGTTCCAGGTCAGTGGTGCCACGTTAAGGAACGCCTCGGCATCGGCGGCCAGCAGCGGCAGCACCGGCTTGAGGAAGATCACCAGTTGGCGGAACAGGTTGATGCCCGTGGCGCAGATCGCCTGGACTTCCGCCTGCTTGCCTTCCTGCTTGTTCAGCGACCACGGTGCCTTGTCGGCGATCCAGGCGTTGGCGCGATCGGCCAGGCCCATGATCTCGCGCATGGCGCGGGCGAAGTCACGGGCTTCGTAGGCGTCGGCGATGCTTGGCGCGGCGGCCAGGAAAGCGTCGGTCAGTTCTGGCGCGGCGTTCTCGGCCACCAGCAGGCCGGCGTTACCTTTGTGGATAAACCCGGCGCAACGGCTGGCGATGTTGACGACTTTACCGACCAGGTCCGAGTTGACCTTCTGCACGAAGTCTTCCAAGTTCAGGTCCAGGTCATCGACGCCACGGCCCAGCTTGGAGGCGTAGTAGTAGCGCAGGTATTCCGGCGACAGGTGGTCTAGGTAGGTGCGCGCCTTGATGAAGGTGCCACGGGACTTGGACATCTTCTGGCCGTTGACCGTCAGGTAGCCGTGCACGGCGATGCCGGTTGGCTTGCGGTAGCCCGAACCTTCGAGCATCGCCGGCCAGAACAGGGCGTGGAAATTGACGATGTCCTTGCCGATGAAGTGGTACAGCTCGGCGGTGGAATCCTTGCCCCAGAACGCATCGAAGTCCAGCGCCGGCGTGCGGTCGCACAGGTTCTTGAAGCTGGCCATGTAACCGATCGGCGCATCCAGCCATACATAGAAGTACTTGCCTGGCTCGCCCGGGATCTCGAAGCCGAAGTACGGCGCATCGCGGGAGATGTCCCACTGCTGCAGGCCGCTGTCGAGCCATTCGGACAGTTTGTTGGCCACGGCGTCCTGCAGGGTGCCGCTGCGCGTCCAGGTTTGCAGCATCTGCTGGAAATCCGGGAGCTTGAAGAAGAAGTGTTGGGAATCCTTGAGCACCGGGGTAGCGCCAGAGATCGCCGACTTCGGATCCTTCAGGTCAGTTGGCGCATAGGTCGCACCGCATTTCTCGCAGTTGTCGCCGTACTGGTCTTCGGTGCCGCATTTCGGGCAGGTGCCTTTGATGAAGCGGTCGGCCAGGAACATTTTCTTTTCCGGGTCGAAATACTGGGTGACCGAACGCTGGTCGATGTGCCCGGCATCCTTCAACCGCAGGTAGATCTGGCTCGACAGCTCGCGGTTTTCGTCGGAGTGCGTCGAGTGGAAATTGTCGAAATCCACCAGGAACTCGGCAAAGTCGGCGCTGTGTTCAGCCTGCACGTTGGCGATCAGTTGTTCCGGGGTGATGCCTTCCTTTTCGGCGCGCAACATGATGGCCGAACCGTGGGCGTCGTCCGCGCAGACATAAATGCATTGATTGCCGCGATGCTTCTGGAAGCGCACCCACATATCGGTCTGGATGTACTCAAGCATATGGCCAAGATGGATGGAACCATTGGCATAGGGCAGGGCGCTGGTGACGAGGATCTTGCGTGGCTCGGACATGGGGCTCGGCTACTTGATGAAACGGAGGTCGGCCACTATAAAGCGCCGGGAAATATATTTCACCCCGTGGCGCTGTTTCAGAATCCTGCGAACCTGCGAAAGCATGCCGCAACGCCGCTGGAACGGTTAGGATAGCCGCCTGTTTCAGTCAGTCTTTTTTCGGGAGTAGCCCATGAGCGCCGTCAATCGCGCAGCGGTGGAAGCCGTTCTTCGCCAGTACACCGACCCTTATTTGAACCAGGACCCGGTCAGTGCCGGCTGTGTGCGCGCCATCGAGGTCCAGGGCGACCAGGTCTCGGTCCAGATGCAGTTGGGCTATGCCGCCGGTTTGTTCAAGAGCGGCTGGGCCCAGATGCTGCAAATGGCCATCGAAGGCTTGGACGGCGTGGGTTCCGCCAAGGTCGACATTCAGTGCGTGATCGCGCCGCACAAGGCCCAGGCGCAGATCCCAGGCCTGGCCAACGTCAAGAACGTGGTCGCCGTGGCGTCTGGCAAGGGCGGCGTGGGTAAATCCACCACGGCGGCCAACCTGGCGCTGG
Proteins encoded in this region:
- the metG gene encoding methionine--tRNA ligase, with protein sequence MSEPRKILVTSALPYANGSIHLGHMLEYIQTDMWVRFQKHRGNQCIYVCADDAHGSAIMLRAEKEGITPEQLIANVQAEHSADFAEFLVDFDNFHSTHSDENRELSSQIYLRLKDAGHIDQRSVTQYFDPEKKMFLADRFIKGTCPKCGTEDQYGDNCEKCGATYAPTDLKDPKSAISGATPVLKDSQHFFFKLPDFQQMLQTWTRSGTLQDAVANKLSEWLDSGLQQWDISRDAPYFGFEIPGEPGKYFYVWLDAPIGYMASFKNLCDRTPALDFDAFWGKDSTAELYHFIGKDIVNFHALFWPAMLEGSGYRKPTGIAVHGYLTVNGQKMSKSRGTFIKARTYLDHLSPEYLRYYYASKLGRGVDDLDLNLEDFVQKVNSDLVGKVVNIASRCAGFIHKGNAGLLVAENAAPELTDAFLAAAPSIADAYEARDFARAMREIMGLADRANAWIADKAPWSLNKQEGKQAEVQAICATGINLFRQLVIFLKPVLPLLAADAEAFLNVAPLTWNDHATLLSNHQLNEFKPLMTRIDPVKVQAMTDASKEDLVASQTDTGESAPAGNGELAKDPISPEIEFDAFAAVDLRVALIVKAEAVEGADKLLRLTLDLGGEQRNVFSGIKSAYPDPSKLDGRLTMMIANLKPRKMKFGISEGMVMAAGPGGEEIYLLSPDSGAKPGQRIK